GATGATTTAAGCCTCTTGCCCACAGCTGCATCTCATCGAGGTGCCTAAAGAGCCGATTCAGGGATATGAGCATAACGAGGAATTTCTGAGAAAGATGCACCACGTGCTGCTGGAGGTGAGAATCGGCCCATCGCTTGCTTCCTGGCTATACACCCACACCTGACAACTGCCAGTGCTCAGTTCTGGTCCCTTCTTCCCGCAGGTGGAGGTCTTGGAGGGCACCCTGCAATGCCCAGAGTCGGGACGTCTGTTCCCCATTAGCCGTGGGATCCCCAATATGCTGCTgagtgatgaggaaactgagacataaACTGTGCCAGGCGCCGGTTTTTCACTCTGTGTGAATCTTTGTTTACACGTTATCTTGTTTGTTAGTCCTATCCTGTGTATCCCTAACCCTTGACCCAGtgacacaccacacacagtgtTTTTGAGCtcgatattatatatttttttttctcattaaaggtTCAAAACCAAAAGCGGTTTCTCTTTGCagcaaatatacattaaaatagaGTCTCTGTACAGCCAAGGGCTCTGGGCCCTGGCTTGCCCCGTGTCCCTGCGCCTCCCTGGCCAAacccaaaaataaatatagtgTTATTGCTCTGCAGGGCATAGAGGCAGTGCTCTCCCTGCCCCCTGAGGAGACTGGGTGGGAGCTGATGGGGGGCCCTGGCCACCCCAGGGGTCCAGGGGCTGGAGCCTGCTTGGAGTTATTGCTtcaaggtgggggcggggggcagtaaTGCCCAATGCAAATGATGAGAGAGGAGCAAAGGGAGCAGGAGCCTTTGCTCTCCGAATCCCCCTCCATTCTGGAGAGGAAGTCGGATTAAGCAGCAGCAAAAGCATCACCCACTGGGAGACTGTGGCCTCCACTCCCTTCCCTCCCTGAGATCAGGcttctgcccacccctccccccaacacacacgtCCCCTGCAGCCCCCTATGGCTTCCGCAAGGCCCCCTACACCCTGGGGGCACGTTATGGCTTGCGAGGGGCAGCACTGTGCCCAGAGCCTGGGTGCACATGTTCCCAGCTTCTAACACCCCcaaggaggggggaggggagggtgtagGGCCTGCTCCCAGGGGCTGATGGTGTTGCCCTGGCCCTGCCAGCAGGCTGTGGCACTGCCCagaccccagctctgccccctTGGGGCTGACCCCGTGCTGGGCGGGTCCTGCCAGCACCCCCACCCATGCCCACCCCTTGCCTCAGTCCATCATGGCCTCGAGCATCTCCAAAAACAGCTTGTGCATGGGCACCTTGCCCTCCAGCTTCACCCCGTAAAAATGGGCCAGCACTTTGCCTGCTGTCTGGCGAAGGAGCGGTAGTGTGAGCAGCAGCCTGCCTGCCCGCCTCCGCTCAGCGCCCCCTCCGGGGCCCGCCCGGCCAGCTTCATACTCCAGCAGGGCCTCATGTAGAGCTTCTCGCAGCTGCTCCACTGCTTCAGCATCTTCAATGTGCACAGAGTCTGCAAGGCAAGACGAGAGAACTGTTGACATGGGCCATCtccagaaggggcagagccacatCGACCTGGGTACTGCCAGGTGGGGACACAAGGAGACACACCAAGATCTGCTGAAGCACTACTCGCTGCTCCTGCCCATGAGCCAGGGCCCACTCCTTCTTCCTCAGCTATGGCCACCTCCggtccccttccccttccttccccctaAGTGGTTCACCTGTCTACAGAACCACGGGCACTAGGGCTCAGAATTCAGCATGCATTTCCTGGACCTGTCCTCGCCTGGCTTCGTGCCTTGCAGCAAGTCACTGTTCGTGCCTAAGCCTGTTTTCCCTGTCTGCAAAGTGGGAGCATGCTACCATCACAGTTAAAAAACCAAAGCACCTTATGGAGAAACCCATCAGTACAAGCCCCAGACTCACCTGAATTGGCGAGGGCCAGGGCCTTCAGCAGAACGTACTCCTCGCGCTCCAGCCGCAGGGCCTGCAGTCGCCGCACCAGCTGCAGCAGGGCAGCCCCCAGTTCCCCCAGGCCAGCGGCTCGTGCCCCCTCTTCATCCAGTACCAGGTCCTCGGCGAAAGCCAGCTCATCCTGCAGCGGCAGGGAGCGCTGGGCCACACCCAACACCAGTACCTCCATCCACACGCTCTGCAGTACTGACATCTGGTCAGACAGTGACAGTGAcgagaagcctggagggcaggGGGAGCAGAGCTGGCTAAGCAACTGCACCAGGGCCGGTCAGGGCCCGGCctacccagggaagccccacgtggCCTGGGCCCTCTACCTGGGATGCTCTTGGCCCAGCTGATGGTGACCACGATCTCTCGGTCAAAGAGGTCACAGAGGGTGGCCACAGCTGGGAGGTGTCCGTCGGGGCCCGCTGGGTCAGGCATGGCATACAGCTTCTCAGGTTCAACCACCAGCAGGTGGGACACCAGTGCGTTCACCGGGGCTGCAGTGACAGTTGGAAGAGGCACGCATTCATCCCTCTGCCAGCCCTTCAGGGTCAAACATCTTCCCAGAGTCAGTTCCCCTGTGGCCTTCCTCAACAGCCACTGGCCAGCCTGGCTCGGACACCTCTCTCCGGAAAACGCCGCACTACCTCCTAGGGAAAGCATCTGTCTGTGGACAGGTTCTGAGCATTAGAAAACCTTCCCTGTTCCCAGCTGTACTGCTCGAGGTCTGACACAGAAAAGGGTATTTTCGTAAATACTTCTTGAGGGAAATGTGTGAAGGAACAGATGAAGGGAAGGCG
Above is a genomic segment from Dama dama isolate Ldn47 chromosome 2, ASM3311817v1, whole genome shotgun sequence containing:
- the TRMT112 gene encoding multifunctional methyltransferase subunit TRM112-like protein isoform X2 — encoded protein: MRLLTHNLLSSHVRGVGPRGFPLRLQATEVRINPVEFNPDFIARMIPKVEWAALLEAADTLHLIEVPKEPIQGYEHNEEFLRKMHHVLLEVEVLEGTLQCPESGRLFPISRGIPNMLLSDEETET
- the ESRRA gene encoding steroid hormone receptor ERR1; protein product: MSSQVVGIEPLYIKAEPASPDSPKGSSETETDPPVALAPGPAPTRCLPGHKEEEDGEGAGPGEQGGGKLVLSSLPKRLCLVCGDVASGYHYGVASCEACKAFFKRTIQGSIEYSCPASNECEITKRRRKACQACRFTKCLRVGMLKEGVRLDRVRGGRQKYKRRPEVDPLPFPGPFPAGPLAVAGGPRKTAPVNALVSHLLVVEPEKLYAMPDPAGPDGHLPAVATLCDLFDREIVVTISWAKSIPGFSSLSLSDQMSVLQSVWMEVLVLGVAQRSLPLQDELAFAEDLVLDEEGARAAGLGELGAALLQLVRRLQALRLEREEYVLLKALALANSDSVHIEDAEAVEQLREALHEALLEYEAGRAGPGGGAERRRAGRLLLTLPLLRQTAGKVLAHFYGVKLEGKVPMHKLFLEMLEAMMD